A window of the Streptomyces sp. NBC_01351 genome harbors these coding sequences:
- a CDS encoding tape-measure protein has protein sequence MSAAVVANPFARLTRSMGGVRTHAVAATRNARQVTSSLKQIGSTAKKAATDATGLASAASPAGKVLSTLKTQATAAATSATKVGRSATLASTGTKRVDSGARGVVASLRKLGGKTGGVLAIIGALLPAIGIVSTLMSTFGIAMTVGAVVMTAVNVAMRANPIGFLLGILIPLGAWLIELAMNSETGQRLIEQTFTVVLGVFEEYLKVLIPVLAFVGSIVASYFKGYFGVITSVLGGLRGAVNGFSQTGSTARSATSALRGIASGAFNAIMAPIRPVINFLTDSLPGAFGRVSGALSGSLGGIGRMVTTGMQAVLAVVTGPFNGIIAFANWIIDGLEDLSFELLGKKFGVDLDKIPMLAEGGVVWPMSMGSAPRINPVSDLDHRRVTPADPHSLNKGPHRVRVYREAAGAGPRSTAEDLLFLAAAHA, from the coding sequence ATGAGTGCGGCCGTCGTCGCGAACCCCTTCGCCCGCCTCACGAGGTCGATGGGCGGTGTCCGTACCCACGCCGTGGCGGCCACGCGGAACGCCCGCCAGGTCACCTCGTCGCTGAAGCAGATCGGCTCGACGGCGAAGAAGGCCGCCACCGACGCGACAGGGCTCGCGTCGGCGGCCTCCCCGGCCGGCAAGGTCCTCTCGACGCTGAAGACCCAGGCCACCGCCGCCGCGACCTCCGCGACCAAGGTCGGCCGCTCCGCGACCCTCGCGTCCACCGGCACCAAGCGGGTCGACTCCGGCGCCCGCGGGGTCGTGGCCTCGCTGCGGAAGCTGGGCGGGAAGACCGGCGGGGTCCTGGCGATCATCGGCGCCCTGCTCCCGGCCATCGGGATCGTCTCCACGCTCATGAGCACCTTCGGGATCGCCATGACCGTGGGCGCCGTCGTGATGACCGCGGTCAACGTGGCCATGCGGGCCAACCCGATCGGCTTCCTGCTCGGCATCCTGATCCCGCTCGGCGCCTGGCTGATCGAGCTCGCCATGAACTCCGAGACCGGCCAGCGCCTCATCGAGCAGACGTTCACCGTGGTCCTGGGCGTGTTCGAGGAGTACCTGAAGGTCCTCATCCCGGTGCTCGCGTTCGTCGGCTCGATCGTGGCCTCGTACTTCAAGGGGTACTTCGGCGTCATCACGTCGGTACTGGGCGGTCTGCGCGGAGCCGTCAACGGCTTCTCCCAGACCGGCAGCACCGCCCGCTCGGCCACCAGTGCGCTGCGCGGCATCGCGTCCGGCGCCTTCAACGCGATCATGGCCCCGATCCGCCCGGTGATCAACTTCCTGACCGACAGCCTCCCCGGCGCCTTCGGCCGCGTCAGCGGCGCCCTGTCCGGCTCGCTCGGCGGCATCGGCCGCATGGTGACCACCGGTATGCAGGCCGTGCTCGCCGTGGTCACCGGCCCGTTCAACGGCATCATCGCCTTCGCCAACTGGATCATCGACGGCCTGGAGGACCTCAGCTTCGAGCTCCTCGGCAAGAAGTTCGGCGTCGATCTCGACAAGATCCCGATGCTCGCCGAGGGCGGTGTCGTCTGGCCGATGTCCATGGGCTCGGCCCCTCGGATCAACCCCGTCTCCGACCTCGACCACCGTCGCGTCACCCCCGCCGACCCGCATTCCCTGAACAAGGGCCCCCACCGCGTACGGGTCTACCGGGAGGCAGCCGGCGCGGGCCCCCGATCCACCGCCGAGGACCTGCTCTTCCTCGCCGCCGCCCACGCATGA
- a CDS encoding phage distal tail protein, giving the protein MAETTTTAYTADHAPGSLITQDGQMQWAGLLMGPGTPFTIDKSGLTGWEDLPEYDSSDAERPTGHGAWPGARYAKPRKIGGTVWMLPERGASLATVRILRQAMNLGDEERWLAVRLHGEVLAVRARISQRVLPADRVYATQGAAKAAVQWTATDPRRYLTSEQSTIVPAPEPESGLVWPLVWPLNWGQAAKTGDAGAENTGSAPTHPVITFRGPCGTPSVTERTTRRRLRYAIDLTAGDQLVVDTLAGTVTLNGTASRRHTATADSSPEELFAFEPGVAELSFRPDSAEEGASMTVSWRSADW; this is encoded by the coding sequence ATGGCCGAGACCACCACAACCGCATACACCGCCGACCACGCACCCGGCTCACTCATCACCCAGGACGGGCAGATGCAGTGGGCCGGTCTGCTTATGGGCCCCGGCACCCCGTTCACCATCGACAAGTCGGGCCTGACCGGCTGGGAGGACCTGCCGGAGTACGACAGCTCCGACGCCGAACGCCCCACGGGGCACGGCGCCTGGCCCGGTGCCCGCTACGCCAAGCCCCGCAAGATCGGCGGCACGGTGTGGATGCTGCCCGAGCGCGGCGCCTCGCTGGCCACCGTACGGATCCTGCGCCAGGCGATGAACCTGGGTGACGAGGAGCGCTGGCTGGCGGTACGGCTGCACGGCGAGGTCCTGGCCGTGCGGGCCAGGATCAGCCAGCGGGTGCTGCCCGCCGACCGGGTGTACGCCACCCAGGGCGCGGCCAAGGCCGCCGTCCAGTGGACGGCGACCGATCCGCGCCGCTACCTGACCAGCGAGCAGAGCACCATCGTCCCGGCGCCGGAGCCGGAGAGCGGCCTCGTCTGGCCGCTGGTCTGGCCCCTCAACTGGGGCCAGGCCGCCAAGACCGGCGACGCCGGGGCCGAGAACACCGGCTCCGCCCCCACCCATCCGGTGATCACCTTCCGCGGCCCGTGCGGCACCCCCTCGGTGACCGAGCGGACCACCCGCCGCCGCCTGCGCTACGCCATCGACCTGACGGCCGGCGACCAGCTGGTGGTCGACACCCTGGCCGGCACGGTCACCCTCAACGGCACCGCATCGCGCCGCCACACGGCCACCGCGGACAGCAGCCCCGAGGAGCTGTTCGCCTTCGAGCCGGGCGTCGCCGAGCTGTCGTTCCGCCCGGACAGCGCCGAAGAGGGCGCCTCGATGACCGTCAGCTGGCGCAGCGCGGACTGGTAG
- a CDS encoding ATP-binding protein: MNIDPTLPWGIAIDYAGRATVIEDGHTIQVRVYDAGLGGTLEPDPVSGYPAVYVTAQFTENGDLGAQLRGSGQVILNPPPTGPVLPDQTAVAEAVAASLADFGSRVAAYTTLCSTFTPTTP; this comes from the coding sequence ATGAACATCGACCCGACCCTGCCCTGGGGCATCGCCATCGACTACGCGGGCCGCGCGACCGTCATCGAGGACGGCCACACCATCCAGGTCCGCGTGTACGACGCCGGCCTCGGCGGCACCCTCGAACCGGACCCGGTCAGCGGCTACCCGGCGGTGTACGTCACCGCCCAGTTCACCGAGAACGGCGACCTCGGCGCCCAGCTCCGCGGCTCCGGCCAGGTGATCCTCAACCCGCCGCCCACGGGCCCGGTCCTCCCCGACCAGACGGCGGTCGCCGAAGCGGTCGCAGCGTCCCTGGCGGACTTCGGGTCCCGCGTAGCGGCGTACACCACCCTCTGCTCCACGTTCACCCCCACAACCCCGTAG
- a CDS encoding peptidoglycan-binding protein produces MATPLSADTLLNALRAEGVRIQEHPGWRTHNRNHKGAWGPVNGIVIHHTVSTGSASSVALCRDGYSELPGPLCHGVIDKAGIVHLIGHGRTNHAGLGDGDVLDAVAAETTLPAPRRNDTDGNAHFYGFECVNLGNGSDPWPDAQLDAIERASAALCRAHGWQAASVIGHKEWTGTKVDPRGFTMESMRARIKARLGGAPGSDAPSGGGTTTPPSPSAPRYQPFPGAGFFTASPNSPIVTAMGHRLVAEGCSAYSVGPGPRWSEADRRSYARWQQKLGFSGSDADGWPGRTSWDALKVPHSG; encoded by the coding sequence ATGGCCACCCCACTCAGCGCCGACACCCTCCTCAACGCGCTCCGCGCAGAAGGCGTCCGCATCCAGGAACACCCCGGCTGGCGCACCCACAACCGCAACCACAAGGGCGCCTGGGGCCCCGTCAACGGCATCGTGATCCACCACACCGTCAGCACCGGCTCCGCCTCCAGCGTGGCCCTCTGCCGCGACGGCTACTCCGAGCTCCCCGGCCCGCTCTGCCACGGCGTGATCGACAAGGCCGGCATCGTCCACCTGATCGGCCACGGCCGCACCAACCACGCCGGTCTCGGCGACGGCGACGTCCTCGACGCCGTCGCCGCCGAGACCACCCTCCCCGCCCCCCGCCGCAACGACACCGACGGAAACGCCCACTTCTACGGCTTCGAGTGCGTCAACCTCGGCAACGGCAGCGACCCCTGGCCGGACGCCCAGCTCGACGCCATCGAGCGCGCCTCCGCCGCCCTGTGCCGCGCACACGGCTGGCAGGCCGCCTCCGTGATCGGCCACAAGGAGTGGACCGGCACCAAGGTCGACCCGCGCGGCTTCACGATGGAGTCGATGCGCGCCCGCATCAAGGCCCGCCTCGGCGGCGCCCCGGGCAGCGACGCCCCGAGCGGCGGCGGCACCACCACCCCGCCCTCCCCCTCGGCCCCGCGCTACCAGCCCTTCCCGGGCGCCGGCTTCTTCACCGCCTCCCCGAACTCCCCGATCGTGACCGCCATGGGCCACCGCCTGGTCGCCGAGGGCTGCTCGGCCTACTCGGTCGGCCCCGGCCCCCGCTGGTCGGAGGCCGACCGCCGTTCGTACGCCCGCTGGCAGCAGAAGCTCGGCTTCAGCGGCTCCGACGCCGACGGCTGGCCGGGCCGCACCTCCTGGGACGCCCTGAAGGTCCCGCACTCCGGCTGA
- a CDS encoding YfhO family protein, with product MAPEPTAVDSPPPGGPDRPPRRRAARLYGPLLAFLITSAAFCAAWVARGTFPFGNTGRAINDQANQYVPFHRALWDLVHGQAAGDVLFTWRGGFGQQFLSDYYTYLGNPFSWLTVLVPRAHVDLAVFAITPITMGTAAALMAVYLGKLHPGPWWQRGVLGATYGLCGWALSDASYIPMWLWGLVALPLLGIAVEWCLEERRWPGVALLVALAWFGNFYTAMMATMAACVLLAIRLITRDMTGAQRLRALWRAGTAAATGILLTLPLLLPSFLSSGSAQPTKVGDFDPVRIEIFLSGMLPATHLWGGRPRLYVASLGLILAGSFVLNTRIAKRTRLVWAAAILLVASSFQFPPTQYVWHGLAVPNGNPYREAFVFSGMVVIVAWLALANRPRPLHLALSAALLVVATFVLRHTNDFGGWTWPAVLGGGALSLLALVLLRLGEKRRYLVPVAAVLMVGVVFAESTAAAVNADSRRARERWAKPSATSNQSITNHFDAVRRVDGWPAYRTDSGAPQTSYNDALALQAEGPQYYSSYLPEVTYRALEPLGYGYKNDGRTFFGADNPVLDAIFSIGARVRPDTAPNSWTGSTFPAPPLVTVRTAPYTSPHPADSVYARQENVLGATVYEVPEVTRGGTATEQTYAARCTPGSEAFWYSPALYGTLTTGATEKPLEDRMTGVTPLGPVPASGELDVKVTTRTKDATAGTHPVGCLNRAALDRTVSHLTATGATSVDTGGHTIEATLPPGARGTAVLAMTNVPGWQCSAPIRDFHGLVSLDLPADTTKLSCTFTPKGLTPGLTGAALALLTLVSVTVAARRRRA from the coding sequence GTGGCACCGGAGCCGACCGCCGTCGACTCTCCTCCCCCGGGAGGCCCGGACCGGCCCCCCCGCCGCCGCGCCGCCCGGCTCTACGGGCCGCTGCTCGCCTTCCTGATCACCTCGGCCGCGTTCTGCGCGGCCTGGGTGGCGCGCGGCACCTTCCCCTTCGGCAACACCGGCCGGGCCATCAACGACCAGGCCAACCAGTACGTGCCCTTCCACCGGGCGCTGTGGGACCTGGTCCACGGCCAGGCCGCCGGCGACGTGCTCTTCACCTGGCGCGGCGGCTTTGGCCAGCAGTTCCTGTCCGACTACTACACGTACCTCGGAAACCCCTTCTCCTGGCTGACCGTCCTCGTCCCGCGCGCCCACGTCGACCTCGCCGTCTTCGCGATCACCCCGATCACGATGGGCACCGCCGCCGCCCTGATGGCGGTGTACCTCGGCAAGCTGCACCCCGGCCCGTGGTGGCAGCGGGGCGTGCTCGGAGCCACGTACGGCCTGTGCGGCTGGGCTCTCAGCGACGCCTCCTACATCCCGATGTGGCTGTGGGGCCTGGTGGCGCTGCCCCTGCTCGGCATCGCCGTCGAGTGGTGCCTGGAGGAACGCCGCTGGCCGGGCGTGGCCCTGCTCGTCGCACTCGCCTGGTTCGGGAACTTCTACACCGCGATGATGGCGACGATGGCCGCCTGCGTGTTGCTGGCCATCCGCCTGATCACCCGCGACATGACGGGCGCCCAGCGCCTGCGCGCCCTCTGGCGCGCGGGGACCGCCGCGGCCACGGGCATCCTGCTCACCCTCCCCCTCCTCCTCCCCTCCTTCCTGTCCAGCGGCTCGGCGCAGCCCACCAAGGTCGGCGACTTCGACCCGGTCCGGATCGAGATCTTCCTGTCGGGCATGCTCCCGGCGACCCACCTGTGGGGCGGCCGCCCCCGCCTCTACGTCGCCTCGCTCGGCCTGATCCTGGCGGGCTCGTTCGTCCTCAACACGCGCATCGCGAAGCGGACCCGGCTGGTCTGGGCGGCCGCGATCCTCCTCGTCGCCAGCTCGTTCCAGTTCCCGCCGACCCAGTACGTGTGGCACGGCCTGGCCGTCCCGAACGGCAATCCGTACCGCGAGGCCTTCGTCTTCAGCGGCATGGTGGTGATCGTCGCCTGGCTGGCCCTGGCCAACCGGCCGCGCCCCCTGCACCTGGCCCTGTCCGCCGCCCTCCTCGTCGTGGCCACCTTCGTACTGCGCCACACCAACGACTTCGGCGGCTGGACCTGGCCCGCCGTCCTGGGCGGCGGCGCGCTCTCCCTCCTGGCGCTGGTCCTCCTCCGCCTCGGCGAGAAGCGCCGCTACCTGGTCCCCGTCGCCGCGGTCCTCATGGTCGGCGTGGTCTTCGCCGAGTCCACGGCGGCCGCCGTCAACGCGGACTCGCGCCGCGCCCGCGAGCGCTGGGCGAAGCCGTCCGCGACCTCGAACCAGTCGATCACCAACCACTTCGACGCCGTCCGCCGCGTGGACGGCTGGCCGGCCTACCGGACCGACTCGGGCGCGCCGCAGACCTCGTACAACGACGCCCTCGCCCTCCAGGCGGAAGGCCCGCAGTACTACAGCAGCTACCTGCCCGAGGTCACGTACCGCGCCCTCGAACCCCTCGGCTACGGCTACAAGAACGACGGCCGGACCTTCTTCGGCGCCGACAACCCGGTGCTCGACGCGATCTTCTCCATCGGCGCCCGCGTCCGCCCGGACACCGCCCCGAACAGCTGGACCGGCTCCACCTTCCCGGCTCCGCCGCTCGTCACGGTCCGCACGGCCCCCTACACCTCGCCCCACCCCGCGGACAGCGTCTACGCCCGCCAGGAGAACGTCCTCGGCGCCACCGTCTACGAGGTCCCCGAGGTCACCCGCGGCGGCACCGCCACCGAGCAGACGTACGCGGCCCGCTGCACCCCCGGCTCCGAGGCCTTCTGGTACTCCCCCGCCCTCTACGGCACCCTCACCACCGGCGCCACCGAGAAGCCCCTGGAGGACCGGATGACCGGGGTCACCCCCCTCGGCCCGGTCCCCGCCTCGGGCGAACTCGACGTCAAGGTGACCACGCGGACCAAGGACGCCACGGCCGGCACCCACCCCGTGGGCTGCCTGAACCGCGCGGCCCTCGACCGGACCGTCAGCCACCTCACCGCCACCGGCGCGACCTCGGTCGACACGGGCGGCCACACCATCGAGGCCACCCTCCCCCCGGGCGCCCGCGGCACCGCCGTCCTGGCGATGACGAACGTCCCCGGCTGGCAGTGCTCGGCCCCGATCCGTGACTTCCACGGCCTGGTCTCCCTGGACCTCCCCGCGGACACCACGAAGCTCTCCTGCACCTTCACCCCGAAGGGCCTCACCCCGGGCCTCACCGGCGCGGCCCTGGCCCTCCTCACCCTGGTCTCCGTCACGGTCGCCGCCCGCCGCCGCCGCGCCTGA